From Haliotis asinina isolate JCU_RB_2024 chromosome 8, JCU_Hal_asi_v2, whole genome shotgun sequence, a single genomic window includes:
- the LOC137295269 gene encoding collagen alpha-6(VI) chain-like: protein MAIFVWAAVVLLLGQTSARDDSSIGNNTLTECRTRPADIVFLLDSSSSEGQDGFTEQVKFVYNVTNAFNIGPDDVQVSVVVFATNVFNQFFLDEFSNKTDVLAAISSVIYQPGTTQTDDGLAFVLHNSFLPIHGGRNDSQKLLIVLTDGQSTNTVNTASVANQIHNTDIQVISIGIGNAIDKTELATIATDDEHMYLVANFSVLFDIVDEVAKKTCTSMYFLCRSTPADILFLLDTSSSEGTPSFNIQLDFVKNFTKDFEIGPDKVQIAAATFSDTTQPEFWYNDYHNSTSLLAAIGRIMYRSGNTHTEDALRFARIEGFKAEHGARNDSSHIVIILSDGQSIEKSQTKNEAEAIHSIGIQVIAIGIGVSIDQQELRDIASGSGDQNAFSVANFDALRTIELPIQRQTCEVEEVCGTRPSDIVFLLDSLNNEGEDNFKKQLQFVNNFASKLIIGPDNVQISVVSFSTSWQTDFPLNTFSKKQDLLSAITQLPYVPGNTPADDGLLYVSQNSFESGNGARTKANQIVVVVTDRVSSNPSKTAAQAVDLHGKGIKVISVGVGPMIDNDDLNNIASGNAFVFKAVDVDALLKMERDIRYTTCKTQVMTCSTEPTEIVFLLDSSSSEGSVNFKKQLNFVSNFIDGFDISPNAVQVALVTFSTVATNRFFLNDYMSKAALKSAISRIPYNAGNTHTGNGLEFVRQSSLSPEHGARPGSKKVVIVMTDGQSQQKQLTANQGILLRKEGVMVISIGIGAAIDESELAVIASDDKHMVKVSNFDNLNAIEQQIQDIVCSDLVCASTPADIMFVLDSSASIGPVNFNTMLNFITNFVRTFDIGTSAVQFGVVTFANDVNPQFDLGRFKTIAEVINGINDIHYHYGGTYTEKALEYLRTTSFTPGQGSRSEAAKIAIVLTDGQSNSVEKTKAEAQALHAAGIEVISIGIGSSVNVQELTSIATNVSYVFSVATFDSLFTIQSELLQATCRVQVTKPPATVKPGPCVASDTADVIFLLDSSNSEGPASFQQELDFVVKFVDDFPIGPNDFQFGIITYASNARMQISLNDNPTESDLRLAILQVVYDGGLTYTNQGLELARTVGFSDVSGARNGTRKFVIVVTDGASTAPAATVTEADLLKADGVTIITVGVGIQVPVSLLRALASDSKGGVFLVNSFEDLHTRGHEVELKLCSGLRTTSPSVVTSNVPTVTDNV, encoded by the exons ATGGCCATCTTTGTGTGGGCAGCAGTCGTACTTCTTCTGGGGCAGACGTCAGCACGTGACG ATTCATCAATAGGGAACAACACTCTCACAG AATGCAGAACGCGCCCGGCCGATATCGTGTTTCTCCTGGACTCCTCCAGTAGTGAAGGGCAAGACGGTTTCACAGAACAGGTCAAATTTGTCTACAACGTCACTAACGCTTTCAACATCGGGCCCGAcgacgttcag GTGAGCGTGGTAGTGTTCGCTACCAACGTATTCAACCAGTTCTTCCTGGACGAATTCAGCAACAAGACAGATGTTCTGGCGGCCATCAGTAGCGTCATCTATCA ACCCGGGACTACCCAGACAGATGATGGGCtcgcctttgtcctccacaatAGCTTCCTTCCGATACACGGGGGACGGAATGACTCGCAGAAACTCCTCATCGTCCTTACCGATGGCCAATCGACGAACACGGTGAACACAGCTTCTGTAGCAAACCAGATCCACAACACCGACATCCAGGTGATATCCATCGGCATCGGTAACGCCATCGACAAGACGGAACTGGCCACCATAGCCACTGACGATGAACACATGTACCTTGTAGCCAACTTCAGCGTCTTGTTCGATATTGTTGATGAAGTTGCAAAGAAAACGTGCACTAGTATGTATTTCT TGTGCAGGTCGACCCCGGCAGACATCCTGTTCCTTTTGGACACATCGAGCAGCGAGGGCACACCGAGCTTTAACATTCAACTGGACTTTGTTAAAAACTTCACTAAGGACTTCGAAATCGGCCCTGATAAAGTGCAGATTGCTGCAGCCACATTCTCGGACACCACCCAACCGGAGTTCTGGTACAACGACTATCACAACAGCACTAGCCTCTTGGCTGCTATTGGCCGCATCATGTACCGCTCAGGAAACACACATACTGAGGATGCtttaag ATTTGCACGCATTGAGGGTTTCAAAGCCGAGCACGGTGCCAGGAACGACTCCAGCCATATCGTCATCATCTTATCGGACGGCCAGTCCATAGAGAAGAGTCAGACAAAGAATGAAGCAGAGGCCATCCACAGCATCGGTATTCAAGTCATCGCCATCGGTATTGGCGTCAGCATCGATCAACAGGAACTGAGAGACATCGCTTCCGGTTCCGGCGACCAGAATGCCTTCTCCGTTGCCAACTTTGACGCTCTGCGCACCATCGAACTCCCCATCCAGAGGCAAACGTGTGAAG ttgaggAAG TGTGCGGTACCCGTCCGTCAGATATTGTTTTTCTGCTGGACTCGTTGAACAATGAGGGtgaagacaatttcaagaaacaGCTACAGTTTGTCAACAACTTCGCAAGCAAACTCATCATCGGTCCCGACAACGTCCAGATCAGCGTCGTCAGCTTCTCAACGTCGTGGCAGACGGATTTCCCACTCAACACGTTCAGCAAGAAACAGGATCTGTTGAGT GCAATAACTCAACTACCCTACGTACCTGGCAATACTCCCGCAGACGACGGACTTCTCTACGTCAGCCAGAACAGCTTCGAGAGTGGTAACGGCGCACGAACCAAAGCTAACCAGATAGTCGTTGTCGTTACGGACAGGGTTTCGTCCAATCCCAGCAAGACGGCCGCCCAGGCTGTCGATCTGCATGGCAAAGGTATCAAGGTAATCTCTGTTGGCGTCGGTCCGATGATCGACAACGATGACCTGAACAATATTGCCAGTGGTAACGCCTTCGTCTTCAAAGCTGTCGACGTCGACGCTCTGTTAAAGATGGAAAGAGATATTCGGTATACAACAT GCAAGACTCAAGTAATGA CATGCTCCACAGAACCAACAGAAATAGTCTTCCTCCTTGATTCCTCCTCAAGTGAAGGCTCTGTTAACTTCAAGAAACAGCTAAACTTTGTCAGCAACTTCATCGACGGTTTTGACATCAGCCCTAATGCCGTTCAGGTGGCACTTGTAACTTTCTCCACCGTGGCTACCAACCGTTTCTTTCTGAATGATTACATGAGCAAGGCTGCTCTGAAGAGCGCCATCTCCAGAATCCCTTACAATGCCGGCAATACTCACACAGGGAACGGGTTGGAGTTTGTCAGGCAGAGCTCTCTCAG CCCAGAACACGGTGCACGGCCAGGTTCCAAGAAGGTCGTGATCGTGATGACTGACGGCCAGTCCCAACAGAAACAACTAACAGCCAATCAGGGCATCCTCCTCCGCAAGGAAGGGGTCATGGTCATCTCTATTGGTATTGGTGCAGCGATTGACGAGTCGGAGCTCGCAGTCATTGCTTCTGACGACAAACACATGGTCAAG GTTTCTAACTTCGACAACCTCAACGCCATTGAACAACAAATCCAGGATATTGTTT GTAGTGATCTAG TTTGCGCGTCCACTCCCGCCGACATCATGTTCGTTCTCGACTCCTCTGCCAGTATTGGTCCTGTCAACTTCAACACCATGCTCAACTTCATCACCAACTTTGTCCGTACGTTTGACATAGGCACGAGCGCAGTACAGTTCGGTGTGGTCACTTTCGCTAACGACGTTAATCCCCAGTTTGACCTTGGACGCTTCAAGACCATAGCTGAAGTCATCAACGGCATCAacgacatccactaccactacGGCGGCACGTACACCGAGAAGGCTCTAGAGTACCTGAGAACTACCAGCTTCACGCCAGGTCAAGGGTCAAGGTCAGAGGCAGCTAAGATCGCCATTGTTCTGACTGACGGGCAGTCAAACTCAGTCGAGAAG ACTAAGGCGGAAGCCCAAGCTCTGCACGCTGCTGGCATCGAGGTAATTTCCATCGGCATCGGTAGCTCCGTAAACGTCCAAGAGCTGACCAGCATCGCCACCAACGTCTCCTACGTGTTCAGCGTGGCCACCTTCGACTCCCTCTTCACCATACAGTCGGAACTGCTACAAGCAACGTGTAGAG TGCAGGTGACTAAACCTCCAG CCACGGTGAAAC CTGGGCCCTGTGTGGCTTCCGACACAGCTGACGTCATCTTCCTCCTCGACTCCTCCAACAGCGAGGGTCCAGCCAGCTTCCAGCAGGAGCTGGACTTCGTCGTCAAATTCGTTGACGACTTCCCCATCGGTCCCAACGACttccaatttggtatcatcacaTATGCATCTAACGCGCGGATGCAGATTAGCCTGAACGACAACCCGACTGAAAGTGATCTGCGGTTAGCTATACTTCAG GTTGTCTACGATGGCGGCCTTACGTACACTAACCAAGGCCTTGAACTCGCCCGGACTGTCGGCTTCTCTGACGTCAGCGGTGCCAGGAATGGGACCAGAAAATTTGTTATAGTCGTTACTGATGGCGCCTCTACTGCTCCTGCAGCCACTGTGACGGAAGCAGACTTGCTGAAGGCCGATGGTGTGACCATCATCACTGTCGGCGTTGGCATACAAGTGCCTGTTTCGTTGTTGCGAGCGTTGGCCAGTGACAGCAAGGGTGGAGTATTTCTTGTCAACTCCTTTGAAGACCTTCATACTCGTGGACATGAAGTCGAACTAAAACTCTGCTCTGGG CTGAGGACGACGTCTCCATCTGTCGTCACCTCCAATGTACCAACAGTAACAGATAATGTTTGA